One segment of Chelonia mydas isolate rCheMyd1 chromosome 13, rCheMyd1.pri.v2, whole genome shotgun sequence DNA contains the following:
- the LOC119567938 gene encoding ribonuclease-like produces MAQRGPHPTLLLVLLATCLALARGETRYEKFLRQHVDYPRTAAPDTRTYCNQMMQRRGMTSPVCKFTNTFVHASAASITTICGPGGAPAGGNLRDSTASFALTTCRLQGGSQRPPCNYNGGTSTQRIRIACDGGLPVHYDRAI; encoded by the coding sequence ATGGCCCAGAGGGGACCCCACCCAACACTGCTGCTGGTCTTGCTGGCCACGTgcctggctctggccaggggggaGACGCGCTACGAGAAGTTCTTGAGGCAGCACGTCGATTACCCAAGGACTGCCGCCCCGGACACCAGGACCTACTGCAACCAGATGATGCAGCGCAGGGGCATGACCTCGCCAGTCTGCAAGTTCACCAACACCTTTGTCCATGCCAGCGCCGCCAGCATCACCACCATCTGCGGCCCTGGGGGGGCCCCGGCGGGTGGGAACCTGCGAGACAGCACAGCCTCCTTCGCCCTCACCACCTGCCGGCTGCAGGGGGGATCACAGAGACCGCCCTGCAACTACAACGGGGGCACCAGCACCCAACGCATCCGCATCGCCTGTGATGGGGGGCTCCCTGTGCACTACGACAGAGCGATATAG